The region CTCCACCGCGTCGCCGTGGCTCATCCAGGAGTGAAACGTGGCCGGGATGCCGGCGAACAGCGGCGACTCGCCTACCCGCTCGACGCGCGCCCGGCCATACTCGCTGACGTGCGTCGCCGACACCACGCCGCCCCCCCGGTGCATGAGGTGCTGCATGCCGTAGCAGATGCCCAACACCGGCACGCCGCAATGCAGCAGACCGCGGTCGGGAGTCGGAGCATTGCGGTCGTGCACCGATGCCGGGGAGCCGGACAGTACGATGCCGCGTACACGCTCCATTGCATCGACCGCCGGCAACCGGATGTCACCCGGCAGCACGCGGCTGTAGACGCCGCTCTCCCTGATGCGGCGAGCGATGAGCTGACAGGTCTGGCCGCCGAAATCGAGTACCAGGATGGTATCGACCGCCGGTTCAGACATCGCCGCTCCGGGCCGCCGGCGCGATTCCATCCATCAGGCCGCGGTACCGTTCCGCGATCGCCCGCGCCTTGGCCGCGGCCTGCCCCACGTAGCGTTCCGGATGCGAGAAGAATTCGAGTGCCGTGGTGGCGAAGCGCGCCTGCACGGCGCGCTCGAGGCGTTCCCAGGTGGCCCGGTCGGCACGCGCGGCGTCCAGCAGGCCGACGCCGCGCCGTTCGCACTCCACGGTGAGGCGGCGCATCTGCTCGTGGGCGTCGGCGCTCCCGGAGGCGGCGAGCAACACGTACGCCGCTTCCGCCATCACCAGTTCGGAGGTGCCGTCGCGCAGCCGAAGGCTCATCCGTTCGCGATTCACCTGCAGGCCGTCCACGACACGCAGCAGCCGGTTCGCCGCGGCCGCGAACCCGGCCACGAACTCCGGCACGAAACGCGCCGACGCCGAGTTGGTCAGGTCGCGCTGGTGTTCCGAAACCTGATCCAGGTAGAACGTCATGATGCGCGGCGCAAAGGTCTTCCACAGGCTCTTGACGTGTTCGCAGTTCCACGGGTTGCGCTTCTGCGGCATGGTGGATGAACCGACCTGCCGGCGGCCGAACGGTTCCCGCACCTCGTCGATCTCCGAGCGCTGCAACTGGCGCAGGTCGTCGGCCAGATTGGCGATGATGCCGAACGCCGTGCCGACCTCGACCAGGGCCGCGAGCAGATACTCCGGCTCCACGATCTGGGTAGCGGTCTCCGACGGCTTCAGATTCAGCCGGCGCAGGACCGCCTGCTCCAACTCCAGCGCATCGTCCACCAGCAGGCTGGTCGCGTTGTAGGCGCCGACGGCGCCGGCGAGCTTGCCGCGCAGGTCTCCGGCGCGCCCGGAGATGCGCACGATCGCCTTGCCCAGGCGGGCGACGTACTCTGCCATGGCAAAGCCGAACGTTACCGGCGATGCGTACTGCCCGTGCGTGCGGCCCACCTGAACGGTATCCGCCTCGCGCTCGGTGAGGTCGATGAGCGCTCTTTCGAGGCGGATCAGGAGCGGTACGATCACGTTGCGGAGTGCGTCGCGATAGCGCAACGCGTTGGCGGTGTCGGTTATGTCGTAGGAGGTCGCGCCGACGTGCACCAGGTGCCGGACGCCGGCCGGCAGTTCCCGCTGCAGCACGTTGACCAGGGCGCGCACGTTGTGGTCGGTGACGCGCTCCTCGGCCGCTACCGCATCGGCCGTCACCCGTTCGGCGGCGGCGCCGATGGCGCGCTCCAGGTCGGCGTCGCATGAAGATCCGGGCAGCCGGCGCAGCAGCTCAAGGAGCAGGGCAACTTCGACCCGAACCGCGTAGCGCACGCTCGCTTCCTCCCCGAGGTGATCGGCGAGCGCTTCGAACAGGTCGTGGTTGGCCAGCCAATAGCGGTGATCGAGGGGCGAGATGGAGCGGAACCGATCCGGCTTCGCCATGCCGCAATATGGCGTCGCGGGGAAGCGTTTGTAAAGCTGAGCGGTGCCCGGCGCGGCGCCGTTGCGGCGCCGCGTACGCGCGCGTACGCTCACCGTGTGTCCGGCAAGGCCTTCGATCTGTTCAGCGCGTATCGCATGGGCCGAGTCCCGGCGCGCGGCGGCTACATCGTGTCGTCGTTCATGGTGGACGGCAGCGCCTACGTGCGCTTCGAGATCGTCGCCTACCGCCAGGCACAGGCGCTGCGATTGTCCGATGAGGGGCTGTCCCTCGCCGCCGACGCGGACAAGGTGTACGTCGTGGTGGAGCCGGCCGGCTACCACGACGCCGGCACCGAGCCGTGGCAACGCGATGCGCGGCACCGGGTTCCCCACACCTTCGCCGAGTTGTCCGCGGTACATGCGCGAGGCCATTCGCGCATCCTGATAAGCACCACCCCGGTACTCGCCTCGGCGGTTGTCACGGTGGCCCGGCCCGGTGGCGTCGACTTCTCGTTCCTGTTTCTGCCGGCGCGGGAAGCGCTCGACACGATCAGCTCGTTCCTGAGGCGAACCTTTCAGGATGAGTGCCTGGTGCCGCCTGCCGCCGCACGCCGGGCGGCGGCGTTGATTCGCGCCCGTCTCGCCGCCTGCCACGTCGGCGCGGGGCCGTGGTAGTCTGCAGTCGGGAGCAGCCTGCGGTGCAATTCGGATCGGCCACCCACGAGAAAGGATGCCGGAAGCGATCCGCGCGACTGCGCCGGTGGTGGGCGACGTCGGGCTTGCTGCCGGCAGTCCTGTTGTTTTCCGCCGGCTGCGGCACCGGCAGCGGCCCCGCCACGGATGCCGGCACTACGGGGTCGGACGATGCCGCCAACGCCGCCGGGCCAACCGTTGCGGCCGGCAGCGGTGGGCTCCCGCACGCGGCCCGTGCCACCGAACCGCGGCCGGCCGAGCGGCCGGGACCGCGCACGCGGCAGGAGTTGATCGAGAGCAGCGGCGCCGAGCCGTTCGAGCGGTTCCTGGCCGGGCCATGGTATCGCCATGCGGCAGATGACCGCGACGCCCCGGACGGGCAGCAGGTCGACATCATCCACTTCGAGCCCGAACAGCGGCGCATCACCTTCTTCGACGGCGAAGTGCAGGAGATCTACTCCTGGGACAGGTCAGATCCGCGGACCGCGTCACGGATCGCAATCCGGATGCACAACGCGCTGGTCCCATCCGTCGAGAAAACGATAGTAGCCGAGGTGGCCGAGAGCGAGGCGCTGCAGTTGCACGTCCGGAGCAGCGACGACGACGACGAGAGCGATCGCAACGGCACCTACCGCCGGCTTGGCGCGGCAGCACGCCGCGAGCTGATCCGTACCACGGTGGCACAGCCGGGCATGGCGCAACTGGAACTGAACGGGCTGTACCATGGCCGCGACGGCGAAGCGATTCTGTTCGATGCGCCACGGTTCACGTGGCGGCAGGACGGCCGGAGCCTGACCGGCGGATTCGCCGTCTACTCGGCAGGGATCACGGTGATCGTGTTCAAGGTCGTGTCA is a window of Spirochaetaceae bacterium DNA encoding:
- a CDS encoding lyase family protein, yielding MAKPDRFRSISPLDHRYWLANHDLFEALADHLGEEASVRYAVRVEVALLLELLRRLPGSSCDADLERAIGAAAERVTADAVAAEERVTDHNVRALVNVLQRELPAGVRHLVHVGATSYDITDTANALRYRDALRNVIVPLLIRLERALIDLTEREADTVQVGRTHGQYASPVTFGFAMAEYVARLGKAIVRISGRAGDLRGKLAGAVGAYNATSLLVDDALELEQAVLRRLNLKPSETATQIVEPEYLLAALVEVGTAFGIIANLADDLRQLQRSEIDEVREPFGRRQVGSSTMPQKRNPWNCEHVKSLWKTFAPRIMTFYLDQVSEHQRDLTNSASARFVPEFVAGFAAAANRLLRVVDGLQVNRERMSLRLRDGTSELVMAEAAYVLLAASGSADAHEQMRRLTVECERRGVGLLDAARADRATWERLERAVQARFATTALEFFSHPERYVGQAAAKARAIAERYRGLMDGIAPAARSGDV